From one Citrobacter sp. Marseille-Q6884 genomic stretch:
- the pqiC gene encoding membrane integrity-associated transporter subunit PqiC, giving the protein MKKWLVVMMAVWLTSCSSSGENKSYYQLPIAQGGVQSTANQGNRLLWVEQVAVPDYLAGNGVVYQTSDVKYVIANSNLWASPLDQQLRNTLVANLGKQLPGWVVASQPLGSTQDTLNVTVTGFHGRYDGKVIVSGEWLLNHQGQLIKRPFYIETVQTEDGYDAMVKVLASAWSQEATAIAQALKQIP; this is encoded by the coding sequence ATGAAAAAGTGGCTAGTAGTCATGATGGCGGTCTGGCTGACTTCATGCAGCTCAAGCGGAGAGAATAAAAGCTATTACCAGCTACCCATCGCGCAGGGAGGTGTGCAGAGCACGGCCAACCAGGGTAACCGTCTGCTGTGGGTTGAGCAGGTTGCGGTACCGGATTATCTGGCGGGTAATGGTGTGGTGTACCAAACCAGCGATGTTAAGTACGTGATAGCCAATAGTAATCTCTGGGCCAGCCCGTTAGATCAGCAACTGCGCAATACGCTTGTTGCTAATCTCGGCAAACAATTGCCCGGATGGGTTGTTGCTTCACAGCCGCTGGGCAGCACGCAGGACACGCTGAACGTGACGGTGACAGGCTTTCACGGCCGCTACGATGGCAAGGTCATTGTCAGCGGGGAATGGTTGCTGAATCATCAGGGGCAGCTGATCAAGCGTCCGTTCTACATCGAGACCGTGCAGACAGAGGACGGTTATGATGCGATGGTGAAGGTGCTGGCCAGCGCCTGGAGCCAGGAAGCGACGGCTATTGCACAAGCGCTGAAGCAGATCCCTTAG
- the rmf gene encoding ribosome modulation factor yields MKRQKRDRLERAHQRGYQAGIAGRSKEMCPYQTLNQRSYWLGGWREAMGDRVLMA; encoded by the coding sequence ATGAAGAGACAAAAACGAGATCGCCTGGAACGGGCACATCAACGTGGATATCAGGCCGGCATTGCCGGACGCTCAAAAGAAATGTGTCCCTATCAGACGCTGAATCAGAGGTCATACTGGCTGGGAGGCTGGCGAGAAGCCATGGGGGATAGGGTTTTAATGGCCTGA
- the fabA gene encoding bifunctional 3-hydroxydecanoyl-ACP dehydratase/trans-2-decenoyl-ACP isomerase translates to MVDKRESYTKEDLLASGRGELFGAKGPQLPAPSMLMMDRVIKMTETGGNFDKGYVEAELDINPDLWFFGCHFIGDPVMPGCLGLDAMWQLVGFYLGWLGGEGKGRALGVGEVKFTGQVLPTAKKVTYRIHFKRIVNRRLIMGLADGEVLVDGRLIYTANDLKVGLFQDTSAF, encoded by the coding sequence ATGGTAGATAAACGCGAATCCTATACAAAAGAAGACCTTCTTGCCTCTGGTCGCGGTGAACTGTTCGGCGCAAAAGGCCCACAACTGCCTGCGCCAAGCATGCTGATGATGGACCGTGTCATCAAGATGACCGAAACCGGCGGCAACTTTGACAAAGGTTATGTTGAAGCTGAACTGGATATCAACCCGGACCTTTGGTTCTTCGGATGCCACTTTATTGGCGATCCGGTGATGCCTGGTTGCCTGGGTCTGGACGCCATGTGGCAGCTGGTTGGATTCTACCTCGGCTGGTTGGGCGGCGAAGGTAAAGGCCGTGCATTGGGCGTAGGTGAAGTGAAATTCACCGGCCAGGTTCTGCCGACGGCGAAGAAAGTGACTTACCGTATTCACTTCAAACGCATCGTTAACCGCCGCCTGATCATGGGCCTGGCTGATGGTGAAGTGCTGGTTGATGGTCGTCTGATCTATACCGCCAATGATCTGAAAGTGGGCCTTTTCCAGGATACTTCAGCGTTCTAA
- a CDS encoding Lon protease family protein yields the protein MTITKLAWRDLVPDTDSYQEIFAQPHVTDETDTLLSDTQPRLQFALEQLLQHWTTSSFMLVKAPEELEYLNLISTAARALHMDAGNLTGGHYEISGHTIRYRTAEKAEDNFATLTQVVNADWVEAEQLFGCLRQFNGEITLQPGLVHQANGGVLVISLRTLLAQPLLWMRLKAIVSHERFDWVAFDESRPLPVSVPSMPLKLKVVLVGERESLADFQEMEPELAEQAIYSEFEDNLQIVDAETMTQWCQWVTHTARRNTLPYPAPDAWPVLIREAVRYTGEQDTLPLNPLWITRQLKEVAPLCESETCNAEQFSLMLAQREWREGFLAERMQDEILQEQILIETEGERVGQINALSVIEFPGHPRAFGEPSRISCVVHIGDGEFTDIERKAELGGNIHAKGMMIMQAFLMSELQLEQQIPFSASLTFEQSYSEVDGDSASMAELCALISALADVPVNQSIAITGSVDQFGRAQPVGGLNEKIEGFFTICQQRELTGTQGVIIPAANVRHLSLQPALLQAVEEEKFTIWAVDDVTDALPLLLNLVWDGEGQTTLMQTIQERIATATQQEGRHRFPWPLRWLNAIIPN from the coding sequence TTGACCATTACGAAACTTGCATGGCGTGATCTGGTTCCTGATACCGACAGTTATCAGGAAATATTTGCACAGCCCCACGTCACTGACGAAACTGACACCTTACTCAGTGATACTCAACCACGTTTACAATTTGCGCTAGAGCAGCTTCTTCAGCACTGGACGACATCCTCGTTTATGCTGGTTAAAGCGCCGGAAGAGCTTGAGTATCTCAATCTTATTTCAACGGCTGCGCGCGCGTTGCACATGGATGCCGGAAACCTGACCGGAGGTCATTACGAGATCTCTGGTCACACCATCCGTTACCGTACAGCAGAGAAAGCAGAAGACAATTTTGCGACGTTAACTCAGGTGGTAAATGCTGACTGGGTTGAAGCCGAACAACTGTTTGGCTGTTTGCGTCAGTTCAATGGCGAAATTACGCTGCAACCGGGGCTGGTGCATCAGGCTAACGGCGGTGTGCTTGTTATCTCATTACGCACCCTTCTGGCTCAACCACTCCTGTGGATGCGACTGAAAGCCATTGTCAGCCACGAGCGATTTGACTGGGTTGCCTTTGATGAGTCTCGTCCGCTTCCTGTCTCCGTGCCTTCTATGCCGCTTAAACTGAAAGTGGTGTTAGTCGGTGAGCGGGAATCGCTGGCAGACTTCCAGGAAATGGAGCCCGAACTGGCAGAACAGGCCATTTACAGCGAGTTTGAAGATAACCTGCAAATAGTCGATGCTGAAACAATGACGCAATGGTGTCAGTGGGTGACGCATACCGCCAGACGCAACACGCTGCCGTATCCCGCGCCAGATGCCTGGCCAGTATTGATCCGTGAGGCCGTGCGCTACACTGGCGAGCAAGACACATTGCCGCTAAACCCGTTGTGGATCACCCGACAACTCAAAGAAGTTGCGCCATTGTGCGAGAGCGAAACCTGCAATGCCGAGCAGTTCAGTTTGATGCTTGCGCAACGTGAATGGCGAGAAGGTTTCCTCGCCGAACGTATGCAGGATGAGATCCTGCAAGAGCAGATTCTTATCGAAACTGAAGGTGAGCGTGTTGGCCAAATCAACGCCCTGTCGGTGATTGAATTTCCGGGTCACCCGCGTGCGTTTGGCGAACCTTCTCGCATTAGCTGCGTCGTGCACATTGGCGATGGCGAATTTACGGATATCGAGCGTAAAGCTGAGCTGGGCGGAAATATTCATGCCAAAGGCATGATGATTATGCAGGCATTCCTGATGTCGGAACTGCAGCTTGAACAGCAGATCCCCTTCTCAGCCTCACTGACTTTCGAGCAATCTTATAGCGAAGTGGACGGCGACAGTGCATCAATGGCGGAACTGTGCGCCTTGATAAGCGCCCTTGCGGATGTCCCGGTTAATCAAAGTATCGCCATTACCGGCTCTGTCGATCAGTTCGGTCGTGCACAACCTGTTGGCGGCTTGAATGAGAAAATCGAAGGCTTCTTTACCATCTGCCAGCAACGCGAACTCACGGGTACACAGGGCGTCATTATTCCTGCAGCCAACGTCAGACACCTGAGTCTGCAGCCCGCGTTGTTACAGGCCGTTGAGGAAGAAAAATTCACTATCTGGGCAGTGGACGATGTGACCGATGCGCTGCCATTATTGTTAAATCTGGTGTGGGACGGTGAAGGCCAGACAACGCTGATGCAAACTATCCAGGAGCGTATTGCTACCGCAACGCAACAGGAAGGTCGTCACCGTTTTCCATGGCCGCTACGTTGGCTGAACGCCATTATTCCGAACTGA
- the matP gene encoding macrodomain Ter protein MatP, with translation MKYQQLENLESGWKWKYLVKKHREGELITRYVEASAAEEAVDLLLTLENEPVRVNAWIEKHMNSALLNRMKQTIRARRKRHFNAEHQHTRKKSIDLEFIVWQRLAGLAQRRGKTLSETIVQLIEDAEHKEKYANKMSTLKQDLQALLGKE, from the coding sequence ATGAAATATCAACAACTTGAAAACCTTGAAAGCGGCTGGAAATGGAAGTATCTGGTGAAGAAGCATCGTGAGGGGGAATTGATCACCCGTTACGTGGAAGCCAGCGCTGCCGAAGAAGCCGTTGATTTGTTGCTAACCCTCGAAAATGAACCGGTTCGGGTTAATGCCTGGATTGAAAAACACATGAACTCTGCGCTGCTTAATCGTATGAAACAAACCATACGGGCGCGGCGTAAGCGGCACTTTAATGCCGAGCATCAGCATACGCGTAAGAAATCAATCGATCTGGAGTTTATCGTCTGGCAGCGCTTAGCCGGTCTTGCGCAGCGACGTGGTAAAACGCTCTCAGAAACGATAGTGCAGTTGATTGAGGATGCAGAGCATAAAGAGAAATACGCGAACAAAATGTCTACGTTGAAACAAGATTTGCAGGCGTTGTTGGGAAAAGAATAG
- the ompA gene encoding porin OmpA, with product MKKTAIAIAVALAGFATVAQAAPKDNTWYAGAKMGWSQFHDVGNNQINNTGPTHESQLGAGAFGGYQVNPYVGFEMGYDWLGRMPYKGYANGDVSQNGAFKAQGVQLTAKLGYPITDDLDVYTRLGGMVWRADAKSSNGFKDHDTGVSPVFAGGVEYAITPDIATRLEYQWTNNIGDANTVGGRPDNGLLSVGVSYRFGQQEEAAPVVAPAPAPAPEVQTKHFTLKSDVLFNFNKATLKPEGQQALDQMYSQLSNLDPKDGSVVVLGFTDRIGSDAYNQGLSEKRAQSVVDYLISKGIPSDKISARGMGESNPVTGNTCDNVKARAALIDCLAPDRRVEIEVKGIKDVVTQPQA from the coding sequence ATGAAAAAGACAGCTATCGCAATTGCAGTGGCACTGGCTGGTTTCGCTACCGTGGCGCAGGCCGCTCCGAAAGATAACACCTGGTATGCTGGTGCCAAAATGGGCTGGTCTCAGTTCCATGATGTAGGCAACAACCAGATCAACAACACCGGTCCTACCCACGAAAGCCAACTGGGTGCTGGTGCGTTCGGTGGTTATCAGGTTAACCCGTATGTTGGTTTTGAAATGGGTTACGACTGGTTAGGTCGTATGCCATACAAAGGCTATGCTAACGGTGATGTATCTCAAAACGGCGCTTTCAAAGCTCAGGGCGTTCAGCTGACCGCTAAACTGGGTTACCCAATCACTGACGATCTGGACGTTTATACCCGTCTGGGTGGTATGGTTTGGCGTGCAGACGCTAAAAGCAGCAATGGCTTCAAAGACCACGACACTGGTGTATCCCCAGTATTCGCTGGTGGCGTAGAGTATGCAATTACTCCTGATATCGCTACCCGTCTGGAATACCAGTGGACCAACAACATCGGTGACGCGAACACCGTTGGTGGTCGTCCAGATAACGGCCTGCTGAGCGTAGGTGTTTCCTACCGTTTCGGCCAGCAGGAAGAAGCAGCTCCGGTAGTTGCTCCGGCTCCGGCTCCGGCTCCAGAAGTACAGACCAAACACTTCACTCTGAAGTCTGACGTTCTGTTCAACTTCAACAAAGCAACTCTGAAACCAGAAGGCCAGCAGGCTCTGGATCAGATGTACAGCCAGCTGAGCAACCTGGATCCGAAAGACGGTTCCGTAGTGGTTCTGGGCTTCACTGACCGCATCGGTTCTGACGCTTACAACCAGGGTCTGTCCGAGAAACGTGCTCAGTCCGTTGTTGATTACCTGATCTCTAAAGGTATTCCTTCTGACAAAATCTCCGCACGTGGTATGGGCGAATCCAACCCGGTTACCGGCAACACCTGTGACAACGTGAAAGCTCGCGCTGCACTGATCGACTGCCTGGCCCCGGATCGTCGCGTTGAGATCGAAGTTAAAGGCATCAAAGACGTTGTAACTCAGCCTCAGGCATAA
- the sulA gene encoding SOS-induced cell division inhibitor SulA has product MYTSGYANRSSSFSSASSNIARVSSENATAGLISEVVYREDQPMMTQLLLLPLLQQLGQQSRWQLWLTPQQKLSREWVQSAGLPLTKVMQIHQLSPCHTLESMVRALRTGNYSVVIGWLTEELTEDEHAELVKAADEGNAMGFIMRPVRAQAPGGRHLSGLKIHSNLYH; this is encoded by the coding sequence ATGTACACTTCAGGCTACGCAAATCGCTCTTCGTCGTTCTCTTCCGCATCAAGCAATATTGCGCGCGTCTCTTCTGAGAACGCGACCGCCGGGCTTATTAGTGAAGTTGTCTATCGCGAGGACCAGCCCATGATGACGCAATTACTGCTTTTACCCTTGCTTCAGCAATTGGGTCAGCAATCACGTTGGCAACTCTGGCTCACGCCTCAGCAAAAATTGAGCCGTGAATGGGTTCAATCAGCGGGACTCCCATTGACGAAAGTGATGCAAATCCACCAGCTTTCTCCTTGTCATACGCTGGAGTCAATGGTGCGCGCACTGCGCACAGGCAACTACAGTGTCGTCATCGGCTGGCTGACAGAAGAATTAACGGAAGATGAGCATGCTGAACTGGTGAAAGCAGCAGATGAAGGTAACGCGATGGGATTTATAATGCGTCCTGTCCGTGCACAGGCTCCTGGCGGGAGACACCTTTCTGGTCTAAAAATTCACTCAAATTTGTATCATTGA
- a CDS encoding TfoX/Sxy family DNA transformation protein, translated as MKKLSYDRIYKSQEYLASLGTIHYRSLFGSYSLTVGDTVFAMVASGELYLRACEQSVQYCVKHSPVWLTFMKRGRPVILNYYQVNDALWRNQTQLLSLSQYSLDAAVKEKQSRFAHHRLRELPNMTYHLESLLNEAGIKDESTLRVLGARMCWLKLRQSNPSLTVKILFALEGAISGVHEAALPAVRRQELVEWVSSLMPEPGY; from the coding sequence ATGAAGAAACTTTCCTATGACAGGATCTATAAATCGCAAGAATATTTGGCATCGTTGGGGACCATTCACTATCGCTCATTGTTTGGCAGCTACAGTCTGACGGTTGGGGATACGGTCTTCGCAATGGTCGCCAGCGGTGAGCTATACCTTCGGGCTTGTGAGCAGAGCGTACAGTACTGTGTAAAGCATTCACCTGTCTGGCTGACGTTTATGAAGCGAGGGCGGCCGGTCATACTCAATTATTACCAGGTGAATGATGCGCTATGGCGAAACCAGACGCAGTTGCTGTCGTTATCTCAGTATTCGCTGGATGCGGCAGTGAAAGAAAAGCAGAGTCGTTTTGCGCATCATCGCTTGCGCGAATTACCGAACATGACGTATCACCTGGAGTCTCTGCTGAATGAGGCCGGTATTAAAGATGAAAGCACGTTGCGCGTGCTGGGTGCCAGGATGTGCTGGCTGAAGCTTCGACAAAGTAATCCATCTCTGACGGTGAAAATACTCTTTGCCCTCGAAGGGGCGATCAGCGGCGTGCATGAAGCGGCGCTCCCGGCAGTCCGTCGCCAGGAGCTGGTTGAATGGGTGAGTTCGCTTATGCCTGAACCGGGTTATTAG
- the yccS gene encoding YccS family putative transporter, with product MLSPLLKRYTWNSTWLYYVRIFIALCGTTALPWWLGDVKLTIPLTLGMVAAALTDLDDRLAGRLRNLIITLICFFIASASVELLFPWPWLFALGLTLSTSGFILLGGLGQRYATIAFGALLIAIYTMLGTSLYDQWYQQPVLLLAGAIWYNLLTLTGHLLFPIRPLQDNLARSYEQLAHYLELKSRLFDPDIEDESQAPLYDLALANGQLMATLNQTKVSLLTRLRGDRGQRGTRRTLHYYFVAQDIHERASSSHIQYQTLRDHFRHSDVMFRFQRLMSMQGQACTQLSRCILLRTPYQHDPHFERAFTHLDAALERMRATGAPADLLNTLGFLLSNLRAIDAQLATIESEQAQVISRNESENQLADDSPHGFSDIWLRLSRNFTPESALFRHAIRMSLVLCVGYAIIQITGMNHGYWILLTSLFVCQPNYNATRHRLALRIIGTLVGIAIGLPILWFVPSLEGQLILLVITGVLFFAFRNVQYAHATMFITLLVLLCFNLLGEGFEVALPRVIDTLIGCAIAWAAVSFIWPDWRFRNLPRVIERATDANCRYLDAILEQYHQGRDNRLAYRIARRDAHNRDAELASVVSNMSSEPDVTAQTREIAFRLLCLNHTFTSYISALGAHREQLTNPEVLALLDDAVCYVDDALHHQLADEQRVYQALEGLKKRIQHLEPRPDSKEPLVVQQVGLLIALLPEIRRLQQQIAASPSNNPVQA from the coding sequence ATGTTAAGTCCTCTGCTTAAACGCTATACCTGGAACAGCACCTGGCTGTATTACGTACGGATTTTCATCGCGCTTTGCGGCACAACGGCACTGCCGTGGTGGCTGGGTGACGTAAAGCTGACTATCCCTCTCACGCTGGGCATGGTAGCTGCCGCACTGACCGACCTGGACGACCGGCTCGCCGGACGGCTGCGCAATTTGATCATCACGCTGATCTGTTTTTTTATTGCCTCCGCCTCCGTGGAACTCCTCTTCCCCTGGCCGTGGCTTTTCGCCCTTGGATTAACGCTCTCTACCAGCGGTTTTATTCTGCTTGGCGGGCTAGGCCAACGCTATGCGACAATTGCCTTCGGTGCGCTGCTGATAGCGATTTACACCATGCTGGGGACTTCGCTATACGATCAGTGGTATCAACAGCCGGTTCTGCTGCTTGCTGGCGCCATCTGGTACAACCTGCTGACGCTGACCGGGCATCTTCTGTTCCCGATCCGGCCTCTGCAAGATAATCTGGCCCGTAGCTACGAGCAATTGGCGCATTATCTGGAGCTGAAATCGCGTCTTTTTGATCCTGATATCGAAGATGAAAGCCAGGCGCCGCTTTATGATTTAGCGCTGGCCAACGGGCAGCTCATGGCGACGCTAAACCAAACTAAGGTGTCATTACTGACCCGTCTTCGCGGAGACCGTGGGCAACGTGGTACACGTCGCACCCTGCACTACTATTTTGTCGCTCAGGATATTCATGAACGGGCAAGTTCATCGCATATTCAGTACCAGACGCTACGCGACCATTTTCGTCACAGCGACGTGATGTTTCGCTTTCAGCGATTGATGTCAATGCAGGGACAAGCCTGTACGCAGCTGTCACGCTGTATATTATTGCGCACGCCTTACCAGCACGATCCGCACTTTGAACGCGCCTTCACACATCTTGATGCCGCCCTCGAACGCATGCGTGCAACCGGCGCACCGGCAGATCTCCTCAACACGTTAGGTTTCTTGCTTTCCAACCTACGTGCTATCGATGCGCAGCTGGCAACCATTGAGTCCGAACAGGCTCAGGTCATCTCGCGAAATGAGTCTGAAAACCAGCTTGCCGATGACAGTCCGCACGGGTTTAGTGATATATGGCTGCGTCTGAGCCGCAATTTTACGCCTGAGTCCGCCCTCTTTCGCCATGCGATCCGCATGTCGCTGGTGCTCTGCGTGGGTTACGCCATTATTCAGATCACGGGGATGAACCATGGGTACTGGATCCTGCTCACCAGTCTGTTTGTGTGTCAGCCTAACTACAACGCAACCCGACATCGTCTGGCGCTGAGGATTATCGGCACATTAGTGGGGATAGCCATTGGGTTGCCAATCCTGTGGTTCGTTCCCTCACTGGAAGGTCAGTTGATATTATTAGTGATTACCGGCGTGCTCTTTTTTGCCTTCCGCAACGTCCAGTATGCGCATGCCACGATGTTTATTACCCTGCTGGTCTTACTGTGCTTTAACCTGCTTGGCGAAGGTTTTGAGGTGGCTCTACCGCGCGTCATCGATACGCTGATCGGTTGTGCAATCGCCTGGGCCGCCGTCAGTTTTATCTGGCCTGACTGGCGTTTTCGTAACCTGCCGCGCGTCATTGAACGTGCAACGGATGCTAACTGTCGCTACCTCGACGCCATTCTCGAACAATATCATCAGGGACGAGATAACCGGCTGGCATACCGGATTGCCCGTCGCGACGCTCATAATCGTGATGCAGAACTGGCATCCGTGGTGTCGAATATGTCCAGTGAACCTGATGTGACGGCTCAAACGCGTGAAATCGCATTCCGTTTACTGTGCCTCAACCATACCTTTACCAGCTATATTTCGGCCCTGGGCGCCCACCGGGAGCAACTGACCAACCCGGAAGTTCTGGCATTGCTGGATGATGCCGTCTGCTATGTTGATGATGCGCTTCACCATCAACTCGCTGACGAGCAGCGCGTATATCAGGCTCTTGAGGGACTGAAAAAGCGAATTCAACATCTTGAACCGCGCCCGGACAGTAAAGAACCGCTGGTCGTACAGCAAGTTGGATTATTGATTGCATTGCTGCCAGAAATCAGACGGTTGCAGCAGCAAATCGCCGCGTCGCCGTCTAATAACCCGGTTCAGGCATAA
- a CDS encoding YccF domain-containing protein — protein sequence MRTVLNILNFVLGGFATTLAWLLATLVSIVLIFTLPLTRSCWEITRLSLFPFGNEAIHVDELNPAGQSVLMNTGGTLLNIFWLIFFGWWLCLLHIASGIAQCITIIGIPVGIANFKIAAIALWPVGRRVVSVETARAAREANARRRFQ from the coding sequence ATGCGCACTGTTCTGAATATTTTAAATTTTGTACTCGGGGGGTTCGCCACCACCTTAGCCTGGTTGCTGGCAACGCTGGTCAGTATCGTGCTTATTTTTACTCTGCCGCTGACACGCTCATGCTGGGAAATCACTCGCCTGTCTTTGTTTCCCTTCGGCAACGAAGCGATTCACGTGGATGAACTCAATCCGGCAGGTCAAAGCGTTCTGATGAACACCGGCGGAACATTGCTGAATATCTTTTGGCTGATTTTCTTCGGCTGGTGGCTGTGTCTGCTGCACATTGCCTCCGGCATCGCGCAATGCATTACGATTATCGGTATTCCCGTTGGCATTGCGAACTTTAAGATTGCCGCCATTGCGCTCTGGCCCGTCGGTCGTCGCGTGGTCTCTGTTGAAACTGCCCGCGCCGCACGTGAAGCCAATGCGCGCCGCCGCTTTCAATAA
- the helD gene encoding DNA helicase IV: MELKATSLGKRLAQHPYDRAVILNAGIKVSGDRHEYLIPFNQLLAIHCKRGLVWGELEFVLPEDKVVRLHGTEWAETQRFHHHLNARWQQWSQEMSEVAAGVLQEQLAAIAARTDDTKWLTRDQTLGLQQQIRRAFAALPLPVNRLEEFENCREALRLCQAWLKDIEACRLQHNQAYTDAMLVEHAEFFQNIESSPLNPAQARAVVNGEKSLLVLAGAGSGKTSVLVARAGWLLARGEAAAEQILLLAFGRKAAQEMDERIRERLHTEEVSARTFHSLALHIIQQGSKKVPTVSKLENDTAARNKLFITAWRQQCSEKKAQAKGWRQWLEEEMQWSVPEGNFWDDEKLQRRLASRLDRWVALMRMHGGAQAEMIANAPEEIRDLFSKRIKLMSPLLKAWKSALKDENAVDFSGLIHQAIIILEKGRFVSPWKHILVDEFQDISPQRAALLAALRKQNSQTTLFAVGDDWQAIYRFSGAQLSLTTAFHQTFGEGDRCDLDTTYRFNSRIGEIANRFIQQNPHQLVKPLNSLNAGDKKAVTLLDENQLDALLDKLSGFAKAEERILVLARYHHLKPASLEKAATRWPKLQLDFMTIHASKGQQADYVIVVGLHEGSDGFPAPARESIMEEALLPAVEDFPDAEERRLLYVALTRARHRVWLLFNTASPSCFVDVLKQLDVPVARKP; this comes from the coding sequence ATGGAACTGAAAGCAACTTCTCTTGGAAAACGTCTGGCTCAGCACCCTTACGATCGAGCCGTTATTCTCAATGCCGGTATTAAAGTTTCCGGCGATCGTCATGAGTATCTTATTCCATTCAATCAGTTACTGGCTATACATTGCAAACGCGGCCTTGTATGGGGGGAGCTTGAATTTGTGCTCCCGGAGGATAAGGTCGTGCGCCTGCACGGTACGGAATGGGCTGAAACGCAGCGTTTCCATCATCACTTGAATGCGCGCTGGCAGCAGTGGAGTCAGGAAATGAGCGAGGTGGCTGCGGGTGTGTTGCAGGAGCAACTGGCGGCCATCGCAGCCCGTACTGACGACACTAAATGGCTGACGCGCGATCAAACGCTGGGGCTGCAACAGCAGATACGCCGCGCATTTGCCGCTCTGCCGCTTCCGGTCAATCGTCTGGAAGAGTTTGAAAACTGTCGTGAAGCATTACGACTGTGCCAGGCATGGTTAAAAGACATTGAAGCTTGCCGCTTGCAGCATAATCAGGCCTACACCGATGCCATGCTGGTGGAACATGCCGAATTTTTCCAGAACATTGAATCCTCGCCGCTGAATCCGGCTCAGGCGCGTGCGGTTGTGAATGGCGAGAAATCGCTGCTGGTGCTTGCGGGAGCCGGAAGCGGTAAAACTTCTGTCCTGGTTGCCCGTGCGGGATGGCTACTGGCGCGGGGTGAAGCAGCGGCAGAACAAATTCTGCTGCTGGCTTTCGGTCGTAAAGCGGCTCAGGAGATGGATGAGCGTATTCGCGAGCGGCTGCATACCGAAGAAGTAAGTGCGAGGACATTCCACTCACTGGCGCTGCATATTATTCAGCAGGGCAGTAAAAAAGTTCCGACGGTTAGCAAACTTGAAAACGATACTGCTGCGCGGAATAAACTCTTTATCACAGCCTGGCGCCAGCAGTGCAGTGAGAAAAAAGCTCAGGCCAAAGGCTGGCGACAGTGGTTAGAAGAAGAGATGCAATGGTCGGTACCGGAAGGAAATTTCTGGGACGATGAAAAATTGCAACGTCGCCTGGCTTCAAGGCTGGATCGTTGGGTTGCGCTGATGCGTATGCATGGCGGGGCGCAGGCAGAGATGATTGCAAATGCGCCGGAGGAGATCCGCGATCTGTTCAGTAAACGAATCAAACTGATGTCGCCGCTACTCAAAGCCTGGAAAAGCGCCCTGAAAGATGAAAACGCCGTTGATTTCTCCGGGTTGATCCATCAGGCCATCATCATTCTTGAGAAAGGGCGCTTTGTCAGTCCCTGGAAGCATATCCTGGTTGATGAATTTCAGGATATTTCCCCGCAGCGCGCGGCCCTGTTAGCCGCATTACGGAAGCAAAATTCGCAAACTACCTTGTTTGCCGTGGGAGATGACTGGCAGGCAATTTACCGTTTTAGCGGTGCGCAGCTTTCGTTAACGACTGCATTCCATCAAACGTTTGGCGAGGGCGATCGTTGCGATCTGGATACAACATACCGCTTTAATAGCCGTATCGGAGAGATCGCAAACCGGTTTATCCAACAAAACCCCCATCAGCTCGTAAAACCGCTTAATAGCCTGAACGCAGGGGATAAGAAAGCCGTTACGCTGCTGGATGAAAATCAATTGGATGCGTTGCTGGATAAGTTATCCGGTTTTGCAAAAGCGGAAGAGCGCATTCTGGTTCTGGCGCGATACCATCATCTCAAACCCGCCAGTCTGGAGAAAGCGGCAACCCGTTGGCCTAAGCTACAGCTGGATTTTATGACAATCCATGCCAGTAAAGGACAGCAGGCGGATTACGTGATTGTCGTGGGGCTTCATGAAGGCAGCGATGGTTTTCCGGCTCCGGCTCGCGAGTCAATCATGGAAGAGGCGTTGCTTCCGGCAGTGGAAGATTTTCCTGATGCAGAAGAGAGAAGGTTACTGTATGTGGCGCTAACGCGTGCCCGACATCGGGTGTGGTTGCTGTTTAACACAGCGTCGCCATCCTGCTTTGTTGATGTGCTTAAACAACTGGATGTGCCGGTCGCCAGAAAGCCCTGA